Proteins from a genomic interval of Polaribacter sejongensis:
- a CDS encoding fasciclin domain-containing protein, translating into MKNLSISKYILMSAMAISTLSSCETTSNYEEELPSVANIAVTNQDFSTLEAAAVAGGVAVVLSNPNPGDVSGDYTVFAPTNDAFARLGLNENTLGALQKSFLTNTLLYHVSNGNLLNSAISADVSSTSALGIDRRFVTRDGDTYINGSKILATDVMASNGTVHVIDKVMIASGADIVQTAIALQTAQVFTAPELTYLVEAVLYADLAGALSASEGSPSFTVFAPTDQAFVDLGTALGLTFTKPEDIRQLPVEVVRSVLLNHVIANDGKFTSELSAGAVSPLGGDDLTLGAFTNGTLTVTGLGNSGEVANMVIPDVQTTNGIVHVIDRVLLPNL; encoded by the coding sequence ATGAAAAATTTATCTATATCAAAATATATATTAATGTCAGCTATGGCTATTAGTACATTAAGTTCATGTGAAACAACATCTAATTACGAAGAAGAATTACCTTCTGTAGCTAATATTGCTGTTACAAACCAAGATTTTAGTACGTTAGAAGCTGCAGCTGTAGCTGGTGGTGTTGCTGTTGTTTTAAGTAACCCTAATCCAGGAGATGTTTCTGGAGATTATACCGTTTTTGCACCAACTAATGATGCTTTTGCAAGATTAGGATTAAATGAAAATACTTTAGGAGCACTTCAAAAATCATTTTTGACGAATACATTATTATATCATGTTTCTAATGGAAACTTACTTAATTCAGCAATTTCTGCTGATGTTTCTTCAACATCTGCTCTTGGAATTGACAGACGTTTTGTAACTCGTGATGGGGATACTTATATCAATGGTTCTAAAATATTGGCAACCGATGTTATGGCAAGTAATGGTACTGTGCACGTAATTGATAAAGTTATGATTGCTTCTGGAGCTGATATTGTACAAACTGCAATAGCACTTCAAACTGCTCAGGTTTTTACGGCACCAGAATTAACTTATTTAGTGGAAGCTGTTCTTTATGCAGATTTAGCAGGAGCACTTTCTGCTTCAGAAGGTAGCCCGTCATTTACAGTATTTGCTCCAACGGATCAAGCATTTGTTGATTTAGGAACTGCATTAGGATTAACTTTCACAAAACCAGAAGATATTCGTCAATTACCAGTAGAGGTAGTAAGATCAGTACTTTTAAACCATGTAATAGCAAACGATGGTAAATTTACTTCAGAGTTAAGTGCAGGAGCAGTATCTCCATTAGGAGGAGATGATTTAACTTTAGGTGCTTTTACGAATGGTACACTTACGGTTACTGGTTTAGGAAATAGTGGTGAAGTTGCAAATATGGTAATACCAGATGTACAAACAACAAATGGTATCGTTCACGTAATAGATAGAGTATTATTACCAAATCTATAA